One Hydrogenophaga crassostreae genomic region harbors:
- a CDS encoding extracellular solute-binding protein — protein MGTTSVFSCAWARRALIWAAMALPMGSAWAAHGYGIWGELKYPDGFQQFDYVDPAAPKGGELRMVSNLRLSTFDKYNPFTLRGSYPAFISSLMFESLLTGSLDENGTGYGLLAEDVSVAPDRLSATFRLRREARFNDGSPVLAADVKHSYDTLIGPHVNPGYKTILVDVAGLDVIDERTVRYRFKKPNRELPLTVGGLPVFSRAWGNQVDPKTGQRKTFDEVVVDAPIASGPYIIGPVKFGRDITYVRDANYWAKDLPARKGQFNFDRITVKIYKDNTAKLEALKAGEFDFMRIFSAGDWARRITGKRFDTGELKKEELKHRLPTGFQSYVLNTRKPLLQDVHVRQALGLALDYEWMNRQMFYGGYQRVQGLFGSTDCAASGLPSEAELALLKPWEKSLPTAVFGPMAVAPRTDGDSSLRGNLKQAQAILKAAGWSVRDGVLTNAEGTPFELEYLASDEGGVRSTMPWVRNLEKLGVKMTVRVVDFALYQEKLRTFDFDVITLAFGGTHTPGAEYAELFGSEAAKTPDSGNYFGVANAAIDDVLKKLAQADTRPDFLTACRALERVVAHSHLMVPQWSGNSHRIVFNQRRLGYKSPMPVFAEGEDWVLSSWWTK, from the coding sequence ATGGGCACTACTTCTGTTTTTTCTTGCGCATGGGCGCGGCGCGCGCTGATTTGGGCGGCCATGGCTTTGCCGATGGGCAGCGCTTGGGCCGCCCATGGCTACGGAATCTGGGGGGAGCTGAAGTACCCCGATGGCTTTCAGCAGTTTGACTATGTTGACCCTGCGGCGCCTAAAGGGGGCGAGCTTCGAATGGTTAGCAATTTGCGCCTCTCTACCTTTGATAAATACAACCCGTTCACCCTGCGAGGTAGTTATCCGGCCTTCATATCTTCTTTGATGTTTGAAAGCTTGCTGACCGGATCGCTGGATGAAAACGGGACCGGCTATGGCCTGTTGGCCGAGGATGTGAGCGTGGCGCCGGACCGCCTGAGCGCCACGTTCCGTTTGCGGCGAGAGGCACGCTTCAACGATGGCAGCCCGGTGCTGGCCGCTGATGTGAAGCACAGCTATGACACGCTGATTGGCCCTCATGTGAACCCTGGCTACAAGACCATTCTTGTGGATGTGGCCGGGCTCGACGTGATCGATGAACGGACGGTTCGCTATCGATTCAAGAAACCCAACCGCGAACTGCCACTGACCGTGGGTGGCTTGCCGGTTTTCAGTCGAGCCTGGGGCAATCAGGTGGATCCAAAGACGGGCCAACGCAAGACTTTTGACGAGGTGGTGGTGGATGCTCCGATTGCCAGCGGGCCTTACATCATTGGCCCTGTGAAGTTCGGGCGCGATATCACCTATGTGCGCGACGCCAACTACTGGGCCAAAGACTTGCCGGCGCGCAAAGGCCAGTTCAACTTTGACCGCATCACGGTCAAAATATACAAAGACAACACCGCCAAGCTGGAGGCGCTCAAGGCAGGAGAGTTTGATTTCATGCGCATTTTTTCAGCCGGCGACTGGGCGCGCCGCATCACCGGCAAGCGCTTTGATACAGGCGAGTTGAAGAAAGAAGAGCTGAAGCACCGTCTTCCGACCGGCTTTCAAAGCTATGTGCTCAACACACGCAAGCCACTGTTGCAAGACGTGCATGTTCGCCAGGCCTTGGGCCTGGCCCTCGATTACGAGTGGATGAACCGCCAGATGTTTTATGGCGGATACCAGCGGGTGCAAGGTTTGTTTGGCAGCACCGATTGCGCTGCCAGTGGTTTGCCGAGCGAGGCGGAACTGGCGCTGCTCAAGCCTTGGGAAAAATCGCTGCCCACTGCGGTGTTCGGCCCTATGGCCGTGGCGCCCCGAACCGACGGCGACAGCTCGCTGCGTGGCAATTTGAAACAGGCGCAGGCCATTTTGAAGGCCGCAGGGTGGAGCGTGCGCGATGGTGTGCTCACCAATGCCGAGGGCACACCTTTTGAGCTGGAATACCTCGCGAGCGATGAAGGGGGGGTGCGGAGCACCATGCCCTGGGTGCGGAATCTGGAAAAACTGGGTGTGAAGATGACCGTGCGCGTGGTGGACTTTGCGCTCTACCAGGAAAAGCTGCGCACCTTCGACTTTGATGTGATCACCCTGGCCTTCGGGGGCACCCACACGCCTGGTGCTGAATACGCCGAACTGTTTGGCAGTGAGGCCGCAAAGACACCCGACTCTGGGAACTACTTTGGCGTGGCCAACGCGGCGATAGATGACGTGCTCAAGAAGTTGGCTCAGGCCGATACACGGCCAGACTTTCTCACGGCGTGTCGCGCTCTGGAGAGGGTGGTGGCGCACAGCCATTTGATGGTGCCCCAGTGGTCGGGCAACAGCCACCGCATCGTCTTTAACCAGAGGCGGCTGGGCTACAAGTCGCCGATGCCTGTGTTTGCAGAGGGAGAAGACTGGGTGTTGTCCTCCTGGTGGACCAAATGA
- the fabI gene encoding enoyl-ACP reductase FabI, translating to MGFLVGKKLLITGVLSNRSIAYGIAKACHAQGAELAFSYVGERFKQRITEFAAEFDSELFFDCDVASDEQIGKMFRDLSKAWPTFDGFVHAIGFAPREAITGDLLDGLSREAFHIAHDISAYSFPAMAKMALPYLNDKSALLTLSYLGALRALPHYNTMGLAKASLEASVRYLAEALGSKGMRVNGISAGPIKTLAATGIKDFTKLLTVVASASPIRRNVTIEEVGNVAAFLLSDLASGVTAEITYVDGGFSQTAGISSDSQQRH from the coding sequence ATGGGTTTTCTTGTCGGCAAAAAGCTGTTGATCACGGGCGTCTTGTCCAACCGCTCGATTGCCTACGGCATCGCCAAAGCCTGTCACGCGCAGGGCGCTGAACTGGCCTTCAGCTACGTAGGCGAGCGTTTCAAGCAGCGAATCACCGAATTTGCTGCGGAATTCGACTCCGAACTGTTCTTTGATTGTGACGTGGCCAGTGACGAGCAGATCGGAAAAATGTTCCGCGATCTGTCCAAGGCTTGGCCAACCTTTGATGGCTTCGTTCATGCCATCGGCTTTGCACCGCGCGAAGCCATTACTGGCGACTTGCTCGATGGCCTTTCGCGTGAGGCTTTTCATATTGCCCACGACATCAGCGCCTACAGTTTTCCGGCCATGGCCAAAATGGCCCTGCCCTATCTGAATGACAAATCGGCCTTGTTGACGTTGAGCTATCTCGGCGCGTTGCGCGCCCTTCCCCACTACAACACCATGGGCTTGGCAAAAGCCAGTCTGGAAGCTTCGGTGCGGTATCTGGCGGAAGCGCTGGGAAGCAAAGGCATGCGGGTCAACGGCATCAGCGCCGGTCCGATCAAAACGCTCGCAGCCACCGGCATCAAAGACTTCACAAAGTTGCTGACCGTTGTTGCAAGCGCTTCCCCCATTCGGCGCAATGTGACGATTGAAGAGGTCGGCAACGTGGCCGCATTCCTGTTGTCGGACCTGGCCTCCGGGGTGACGGCGGAAATCACCTACGTAGACGGTGGATTCAGCCAAACCGCCGGCATCAGCTCAGACAGTCAACAAAGACACTGA
- a CDS encoding YdcH family protein: MFPEFRDLITKLKGHDAHFTRLFDKHNALDQHIKNKEAHIEPSTQIEIEQLKKEKLALKDEIYQVLLKASA, encoded by the coding sequence ATGTTTCCTGAATTCCGCGATTTGATCACCAAGCTCAAAGGGCACGATGCCCATTTCACGCGCCTGTTCGATAAACACAATGCGCTGGATCAGCACATCAAGAACAAGGAAGCGCACATAGAACCCAGCACCCAGATCGAAATCGAGCAGCTGAAGAAAGAGAAGCTGGCTTTGAAAGACGAGATATACCAAGTGCTGCTGAAAGCCAGTGCCTGA
- a CDS encoding arginine/lysine/ornithine decarboxylase produces the protein MKFRFPIVIIDEDFRSENSSGLGIRAMAQAIESEGFEVVGVTSYGDLSQFAQQQSRASAFILSIDDEEFSTGPDIDPVVLNLRNFIEEVRRKNSDVPIYVYGETKTSRHLPNDILRELHGFIHMFEDTPEFVARHIIREAKSYLEGIQPPFFKALLDYAEDGSYSWHCPGHSGGVAFLKSPIGQMYHQFYGENMLRADVCNAVEELGQLLDHNGAIGASERNAARIFNADHCFFVTNGTSTSNKMVWHHTVAPGDVVVVDRNCHKSILHSIIMTGAIPVFLKPTRNHYGIIGPIPQSEFEIDSIKAKIRANPLLTGVDADTVKPRIMTLTQSTYDGVLYNTETIKGLLDGYIENLHFDEAWLPHAAFHPFYGNFHSMGKKRARPKKSVTYATQSIHKLLAGISQASHVLVQDSQDTKLDRHLFNEAYLMHTSTSPQYSIIASCDVAAAMMEPPSGTALVEESIAEALDFRRAMRKIDDEFGADDWWFQVWGPEDLVEEGIGRSKDWVLKKTDADGVQPSDGEDSWHGFGDMAPGFNMLDPIKATIVTPGLNLDGRFEESGIPASIVTKYLAEHGVVVEKTGLYSFFILFTIGITKGRWNTLLTALQQFKDDYAKNQPMWRSMPDFCAKHARYEQMGLRDLCQHVHAMYAKYDVAILSTDMYLSDHTPAMKPSDAFSHIAHRTTQRVPIDDLEGRITTSLVTPYPPGIPLLIPGEVFNRKIVDYLKFNRAFARECPGFETDIHGLVQEANEDGVLCYYADCVGV, from the coding sequence ATGAAATTTCGTTTCCCCATCGTCATCATCGATGAAGATTTTCGCTCCGAAAACTCTTCGGGCCTGGGCATTCGTGCCATGGCGCAGGCCATTGAGAGCGAAGGCTTCGAAGTGGTCGGGGTGACGAGTTATGGCGATCTGTCTCAGTTTGCTCAACAGCAATCGCGCGCCAGCGCGTTCATCTTGTCGATTGACGATGAAGAGTTCAGCACCGGGCCTGACATCGACCCTGTGGTGTTGAACCTGCGCAACTTTATCGAAGAGGTGCGCCGCAAGAATTCTGATGTGCCCATCTATGTCTACGGTGAAACGAAAACCAGTCGCCATTTGCCCAACGACATCCTTCGTGAGCTGCATGGTTTCATTCACATGTTTGAAGACACCCCCGAATTTGTGGCTCGCCACATCATTCGCGAGGCCAAGAGCTACCTCGAAGGCATTCAGCCGCCATTTTTTAAGGCTTTGCTGGATTACGCGGAGGACGGTTCCTACTCCTGGCATTGCCCCGGCCACTCTGGCGGCGTGGCGTTTCTGAAGAGCCCGATCGGTCAGATGTACCACCAGTTTTATGGTGAGAACATGTTGCGTGCCGACGTGTGCAACGCCGTGGAAGAGCTTGGCCAGTTGCTGGACCACAACGGTGCCATTGGTGCATCGGAGCGCAATGCGGCGCGCATATTCAACGCCGATCATTGTTTCTTCGTGACCAACGGCACCAGCACCAGCAACAAGATGGTCTGGCACCACACGGTGGCACCAGGCGATGTGGTGGTGGTGGACCGCAATTGCCACAAATCCATCCTGCACAGCATCATCATGACGGGAGCCATTCCCGTTTTCTTGAAGCCGACCCGCAACCACTACGGCATCATCGGTCCGATTCCGCAAAGCGAATTTGAAATCGATTCCATCAAGGCCAAAATTCGAGCCAATCCGCTTTTGACGGGCGTGGACGCTGACACGGTCAAGCCGCGCATCATGACGCTCACGCAGTCCACCTACGACGGTGTGCTCTACAACACCGAGACCATCAAGGGCTTGCTCGACGGCTACATTGAAAACCTGCACTTTGACGAAGCGTGGCTGCCCCATGCAGCGTTCCATCCGTTTTATGGCAACTTCCATTCCATGGGAAAAAAGCGTGCACGACCGAAAAAATCGGTGACTTACGCAACCCAGTCGATCCACAAGCTCCTGGCGGGTATCAGCCAGGCCAGCCATGTGTTGGTGCAGGATTCGCAAGACACCAAACTGGATCGCCACCTGTTCAACGAGGCCTATCTGATGCATACCAGCACCAGCCCTCAGTACAGCATCATCGCCAGCTGCGATGTGGCCGCAGCCATGATGGAGCCGCCCAGCGGCACTGCCCTGGTGGAAGAGAGCATTGCCGAGGCGCTGGATTTCCGTCGCGCCATGCGAAAAATTGACGACGAGTTTGGTGCCGATGACTGGTGGTTCCAAGTGTGGGGCCCTGAAGATCTGGTGGAAGAGGGTATTGGCCGCTCGAAAGACTGGGTTCTCAAGAAAACCGATGCCGACGGCGTGCAGCCTTCGGACGGCGAAGACTCTTGGCACGGATTTGGTGACATGGCCCCGGGCTTCAACATGCTCGATCCGATCAAAGCCACCATCGTGACGCCAGGCCTGAATCTGGACGGTCGCTTTGAAGAGAGCGGAATTCCCGCTTCGATCGTGACCAAGTACCTGGCCGAGCATGGTGTGGTGGTTGAGAAAACCGGCCTGTACAGTTTCTTCATCTTGTTCACCATCGGCATCACCAAGGGCCGCTGGAACACACTGTTGACTGCGTTGCAGCAATTCAAGGACGACTACGCCAAGAACCAGCCCATGTGGCGCTCCATGCCAGACTTTTGCGCCAAACATGCGCGCTATGAGCAGATGGGCTTGCGCGATCTGTGCCAGCATGTGCACGCGATGTACGCGAAGTACGACGTGGCCATTTTGTCCACCGATATGTACTTGAGCGATCACACACCAGCCATGAAGCCCAGCGATGCGTTTTCACACATTGCGCACCGAACCACGCAACGGGTACCCATTGATGACCTGGAAGGGCGCATCACCACCAGCCTTGTGACGCCTTATCCGCCCGGTATTCCATTGCTGATCCCCGGTGAGGTTTTCAACAGAAAAATTGTTGACTACTTGAAGTTCAACCGAGCATTTGCACGCGAGTGCCCAGGCTTTGAAACCGATATTCACGGACTGGTGCAGGAAGCCAATGAGGATGGCGTGCTCTGCTACTACGCCGACTGTGTGGGCGTGTGA
- a CDS encoding NfeD family protein has translation MSNATFWWLLAGAMVALELFTGTFYLLMLTIGLAAAALAAHAGLGVTGQLLLGATVGSAAVVVWHLKKKRQAKTQTADSMNDVRLDVGEIVQIEQWLADGTAQVHYRGAKWDAIHRPGVTPGPGQHRVAELIGNRLLVDKV, from the coding sequence ATGTCAAACGCAACGTTTTGGTGGCTGCTCGCGGGGGCGATGGTCGCCCTGGAGCTTTTCACAGGTACTTTTTACCTGCTCATGCTCACCATCGGCTTGGCCGCCGCCGCGCTGGCAGCCCACGCAGGCTTGGGTGTGACTGGTCAATTGTTGCTGGGCGCCACGGTGGGCTCCGCAGCCGTCGTGGTTTGGCACCTCAAGAAAAAGCGGCAAGCCAAAACCCAGACAGCTGATTCGATGAACGACGTGCGCCTGGATGTAGGCGAGATCGTGCAAATCGAACAATGGCTCGCCGACGGCACCGCTCAGGTGCACTACCGGGGCGCAAAATGGGACGCCATACACCGCCCAGGCGTCACACCTGGACCAGGCCAGCACCGGGTAGCCGAACTTATAGGCAACCGCTTGCTGGTCGACAAGGTTTAA
- a CDS encoding SPFH domain-containing protein: MEVAVAIFVIFVIFVTRSIKVVPQQNAWVVERLGKFNATLKPGLNFLVPFVDKVAYKHSLKEIPLDVPSQICITRDNTQLQVDGILYFQVTDPMRASYGSSNYIMAVTQLAQTSLRSVIGKLELDKTFEERDIINAQVVQAIDEAALNWGVKVLRYEIKDLTPPKEILHAMQAQITAEREKRALIAASEGRRQEQINIATGEREAFIARSEGEKQAAINEAQGEAAAITAVADATAQAIERIATAIRQPGGEQAVQLKVAERAVDAYARVADKSSTTLIVPGNMTEVSSLIASAMKMVGVSKSAG; the protein is encoded by the coding sequence ATGGAAGTCGCCGTTGCCATCTTTGTCATCTTTGTCATCTTCGTGACCCGCTCCATCAAGGTCGTTCCCCAACAAAACGCCTGGGTTGTTGAACGACTGGGCAAATTCAACGCCACACTCAAACCGGGCCTGAACTTTCTGGTGCCTTTTGTCGACAAGGTTGCCTACAAACACAGCCTGAAGGAAATCCCTCTGGATGTGCCAAGCCAGATATGTATCACGCGCGACAACACCCAACTTCAGGTGGACGGCATCTTGTATTTCCAGGTGACCGACCCGATGCGCGCGAGCTACGGCTCGTCGAACTACATCATGGCCGTAACTCAGCTGGCGCAGACTTCATTGCGCTCGGTGATCGGCAAACTCGAACTGGACAAAACCTTCGAAGAGCGGGACATCATCAACGCACAAGTTGTTCAAGCCATTGACGAGGCGGCGTTGAATTGGGGTGTGAAGGTTTTGCGCTATGAAATCAAGGACTTGACGCCGCCGAAAGAGATCTTGCATGCGATGCAGGCTCAAATCACGGCAGAGCGCGAAAAGCGCGCCCTGATTGCGGCATCGGAAGGTCGCCGCCAAGAGCAAATCAATATCGCCACCGGTGAACGCGAAGCCTTTATTGCCCGCTCTGAAGGCGAAAAGCAGGCGGCAATCAATGAAGCACAAGGTGAGGCTGCAGCCATTACTGCTGTGGCAGACGCCACGGCGCAAGCCATCGAGCGCATCGCCACCGCCATTCGCCAACCGGGCGGGGAACAGGCTGTGCAACTCAAGGTCGCCGAGCGGGCCGTCGATGCCTACGCCCGGGTAGCAGACAAGTCCAGCACCACGCTGATCGTTCCAGGCAACATGACGGAAGTCTCCAGCCTGATCGCTTCGGCCATGAAAATGGTGGGTGTGTCCAAATCAGCTGGCTAA
- the mgtE gene encoding magnesium transporter produces MEENTYSRAVTDSEHIIEALAEGKNKRVRKLLSKLHPAKIAALIERLDEERRAALWQQVDVGLEERILPHLRAEPRNQLRELDQEDVAPVALLDDAALQATKHGEQGHLQAIREALGEGRLKRVGKLLHRTHPAKVAGLLEALPPNERRAVWSMVDTERAGRVLTFLHEEICAALAQELDPDDLAASVQYLELDDLVDLIQVLPGEIGARLLAATGGRRRQQLETLLSYPEDSAGGLMNADPIEVRPDVRVGTVMRYLRLLDELPPQTDMLMVVGRDGCYQGGLRLSTLVTADTDERVSDLMQVEVAGIPVDMPAAEVAQLFDDLDLLSAPVVDADLHLVGRITVDDVVDRIREDADRSVMQMAGLNQDADTFGPILAGSRSRAVWLGINLVTALLAAAVISRFEATLQQLVALAVLMPIVASMGGIAGSQTLTLVIRGLALGQIQKGNMRLLFTREMGISVINGLLWAIVIGLLVFAWFDSAMLGGIIGAAILVNLLCAAAAGLTIPLLLHRLGIDPALAGGVILTTVTDVMGFFAFLGLATLWLS; encoded by the coding sequence ATGGAGGAAAACACCTATTCTCGCGCTGTCACCGACAGCGAGCACATCATTGAAGCGCTGGCCGAAGGCAAAAACAAGCGGGTGCGCAAGTTGCTATCGAAGCTTCATCCGGCCAAGATTGCGGCGCTGATCGAGCGACTTGATGAAGAGCGCCGAGCCGCCCTTTGGCAGCAAGTGGACGTCGGGCTTGAGGAGCGCATCCTGCCCCACCTGCGCGCTGAGCCCCGCAACCAGTTGCGTGAGCTTGATCAAGAGGATGTGGCGCCCGTTGCCTTGCTGGATGACGCTGCGTTGCAGGCCACAAAGCATGGTGAGCAAGGGCACTTGCAGGCTATTCGAGAAGCGCTGGGAGAAGGGCGCCTCAAACGGGTTGGCAAGCTGCTGCACCGCACCCATCCCGCCAAGGTGGCGGGTCTGCTCGAGGCACTGCCGCCCAATGAACGCCGCGCAGTCTGGAGCATGGTCGATACCGAGCGTGCGGGCCGGGTGCTGACTTTTTTGCATGAAGAGATTTGTGCCGCATTGGCCCAGGAACTCGACCCTGACGATCTGGCCGCCTCGGTTCAATATCTGGAACTGGATGATCTGGTCGATTTGATCCAGGTGTTGCCGGGTGAGATTGGCGCACGGCTGTTGGCCGCCACGGGCGGGCGTCGACGGCAGCAGCTTGAAACCCTGCTGTCATACCCTGAAGATTCGGCTGGCGGCTTGATGAACGCCGATCCGATCGAGGTACGACCCGATGTGCGCGTGGGGACCGTCATGCGGTATCTGCGTTTGCTTGATGAATTGCCGCCCCAGACCGATATGCTGATGGTGGTGGGCCGGGATGGCTGTTACCAGGGCGGGCTTCGCTTGAGTACCCTGGTCACGGCCGACACCGATGAACGCGTGTCTGATTTGATGCAGGTCGAGGTGGCGGGTATTCCCGTTGACATGCCTGCGGCCGAGGTGGCTCAGCTTTTTGATGATCTGGACCTGCTGTCGGCTCCCGTGGTGGACGCTGATTTGCACTTGGTGGGCCGCATTACGGTGGACGATGTGGTCGATCGAATACGCGAAGACGCCGACCGTTCGGTGATGCAGATGGCCGGTCTGAATCAGGATGCTGACACCTTTGGACCCATTCTGGCCGGCTCGCGCAGTCGAGCCGTGTGGCTGGGTATCAACCTGGTTACTGCGCTGCTCGCAGCAGCGGTCATCAGCCGTTTTGAAGCCACCTTGCAGCAACTGGTGGCCTTGGCGGTACTTATGCCCATCGTGGCCAGCATGGGCGGTATCGCAGGCAGCCAGACGCTGACGCTGGTGATCCGGGGTCTGGCACTGGGCCAAATCCAGAAGGGCAATATGCGCTTGCTCTTCACCCGCGAGATGGGCATTTCCGTCATCAACGGCTTGCTTTGGGCGATCGTGATTGGTTTGCTGGTGTTCGCATGGTTTGACAGTGCCATGCTGGGCGGCATCATTGGCGCGGCTATTCTTGTCAACCTGTTGTGTGCCGCCGCCGCTGGATTAACCATACCGCTCTTGCTGCACCGCCTGGGCATTGATCCCGCGCTGGCTGGAGGCGTGATCCTCACCACGGTGACCGATGTGATGGGTTTCTTTGCGTTCCTGGGCCTGGCCACACTCTGGCTGAGTTGA
- the dnaQ gene encoding DNA polymerase III subunit epsilon, which yields MRQVVLDTETTGLSAESGDRIIEIGCVELLNRKLTGNNLHFYVNPERDSHEDALKVHGISSDFLRDKPKFAGIADELLDYLQGAELIIHNAPFDISFLNKELSLLGRPPLKGLVSNVIDSLVMAKEMFPGKRNGLDALCDRLEVDNSGRTLHGALLDAELLADVYINMTRGQDALLIETSDSSAEGVQVDLVDLRQFDLPILRANEVESTAHGVALEDLDKASKGKTLWRQATAA from the coding sequence ATGCGTCAAGTCGTACTAGATACAGAGACCACCGGTCTCTCTGCCGAAAGCGGAGACCGCATCATTGAGATTGGCTGCGTTGAGTTGCTCAACCGCAAGCTCACCGGCAACAACCTGCATTTTTATGTCAACCCGGAGCGCGATAGCCACGAAGACGCTCTCAAGGTCCATGGCATCAGCAGTGATTTCCTCCGCGATAAACCCAAGTTCGCCGGGATTGCCGATGAGCTGCTGGACTATTTGCAAGGTGCCGAACTCATCATTCACAACGCGCCTTTCGACATCAGTTTCCTGAACAAGGAGCTGAGCCTGTTGGGGCGCCCGCCACTCAAAGGCCTGGTGTCGAATGTGATCGACAGCCTTGTCATGGCCAAGGAAATGTTCCCAGGCAAGCGCAATGGCCTGGACGCCTTGTGTGATCGGCTGGAGGTGGACAACTCCGGGCGCACCCTGCACGGGGCGTTGCTCGATGCTGAGCTGCTCGCCGACGTCTACATCAATATGACGCGCGGACAAGACGCACTGTTGATCGAGACATCCGACAGCAGCGCAGAAGGCGTTCAAGTCGACTTGGTCGACCTGCGCCAGTTCGACTTGCCCATTCTTCGAGCCAACGAAGTCGAATCAACTGCCCACGGTGTGGCCCTGGAAGATCTGGACAAGGCGAGCAAAGGCAAGACTTTGTGGCGCCAGGCAACCGCAGCCTGA
- the fdx gene encoding ISC system 2Fe-2S type ferredoxin, translating into MPTIKILPHPEYAPEGKSVSAPAGTSICEALLDNGVNIEHACDMVCACTTCHVIVREGMQSLNEIEEGEEDMLDRAWGLEPNSRLSCQAILAQQDVTIEIPKYSINHAKEGH; encoded by the coding sequence ATGCCCACGATCAAGATACTCCCCCATCCAGAATACGCCCCCGAAGGTAAATCCGTGAGCGCGCCTGCTGGTACCTCCATTTGCGAAGCGCTGCTGGACAATGGCGTCAACATTGAGCACGCTTGCGACATGGTGTGTGCCTGCACCACTTGTCACGTGATCGTGCGCGAAGGCATGCAGAGCCTCAACGAAATCGAGGAGGGCGAAGAAGACATGCTCGACCGTGCCTGGGGCCTGGAGCCGAACTCGCGTTTGTCTTGCCAGGCCATCCTGGCGCAGCAAGATGTGACGATCGAGATTCCGAAGTATTCGATCAACCACGCCAAAGAAGGCCATTGA